The DNA segment CTCGCCCTCTTCCAGCTTGAGGTCATCGATCCAGACGCCCTTGGTGGGGTTCTCAGTAGAGATCAGGAGCGTGAAGTCGCGATCCGCCTCGGACGGCTTGAAAGTCATCCAGACCCGCTGCCATCGACCGTTGGTGGCCGGGAAGCGCAGGCGGTATTGCCAGGCGCGGCCGCCGCCGACCCAGGCGATGCCCGGATCGTCGGACCGGACATAGGCGCTGAGCGTGTAGGCCTTGCCGGGCTGCAGGGCGATGGGTTGTTCGGAGTGGAGCAGGCCGTAGATATGGGCGCCGAAGGTGGTGCCGTTGGTCAACCTGAGCGCGCGTTTGCCGGTGTGGGCCCTCCAGGTATCGATGCCGCAGGTCGCGTCGGTGTTGCGGCGGTCCCAGATCCAGTCCTTCGGCATGCCCTTGCCGTCGATGGTTTCGAAGCTTGAGTTGGCCACGAGGTTGGCGTGCACCGCGAGAGGTGCCAACGACGGCGGGTTGAGGCGGATGGTCTGGGCCGTTGCCGCGGAGGCCGCCAGCAGAATAGCGGGCCCGGTCCAGATTGCGGTCGTTTGCAGAGCGAGTGTCGATATCATATGCATCTCCGTCGACGGCGGCCGGCGTTGGCTGAGAAGAGGGTGGAAAGCCTGGATTCCTGTCGCCTTTCCGGTCGCATCTCATTCTTGAGTTTGGCCATTGTACAGAGTCCATCGGTTGAGTGAACTGATTTTCGGTAAGCCAAGGCACAGAGCACGGGACATTGACACATTGTTCGACGTGGTACAGGCTATCATCATGAGAACATCCGCGCAGAATGGTATCGTGGTGGTGGCCGCGGTGTATTGTGGCATGGCACAGGCGGAATGGCGCAACACCCTCAAGCCGGAAGGCGAACCGGCAGGCGAGGTGAAGGTGGTCGAGGCGGGCAAGTCGGTTGGCGTTATCCAGTGCCCCGCGCAGCCAACAGGCCCGGAGAGGAAAGCCGCCGCCGATCTCCAGCAGTGGATCAAGGAAATGACCGGCGCCGCGCTTGAGATCGCCTTCGGCGGCGCCACGTCCAACGGTATCGTGATATGCACGGACTCGTCGCTCGGTGATGAAGGCTACGCCATCACGGTCGATGCTGGGCGGATCGTTCTCTCCGGCGGCAAGACGCGCGGCGTCATCAACGCCGTCTACGCACTGCTCGAGGAGGACCTCGGCTGTCGGTTCTACACCAACGATTCCATTCGTCTGCTGAAGAGCGACGCGCTGGTGGTTGCCCCAGTCGCACGCCGCTACGTTCCGCGACTTGTGATCCGGGATCCATTTTACGCATGTGCGTTCAATCCGGTCTGGTCGTTGCGCAACCGTACAAACGCTCCCAACGCCGCGGTTTTGGAGGAACATGGCGGTCACGTGGATTACGGCGGCATGTTCGTCCATACCGCCGCACAGATGGTCCCGCCGGACAAGTACTTCAAGGATCACCCGGAGTATTTCGCGAAGACGGCGGCCGGCGGCCGGTCCACGAACCAACTCTGTGCCACCGAGCCCGGCGCGGTGGACGTCGCCATCGCGTACGTGCGGCAAATGCTGAAGGACAAACCGCACACCGAGGTCCTGAGCGTCTCGAAAAACGACAGTACCGAGATCTGCCACTGCGAACGATGCGTGAAGCTGCGCGAGTCCGAGGGATCGGACATGGCGAACCAGCTTTTCCTGGTGAATCGCGTGGCCGAGGCGATCGAGAAGGAATACCCCAGGGTGGTCATCGACACGCTGGCTTATCTGGAGACGATCCGGGTTCCCAAGACGATCCGCCCGCGAAGGAACGTGGTCATTCGGCTGTGCAATGACGCCGTGGGTTCTTGGGCACATCCGTTCACGCCGGCCGAGGGTTGCGATGTGGCCAAGCTCGCGAGGGCGTGGAGCGCGGCACATGATCGCATTTCTATCTGGGACTACAACGTCAACTTCAGCCATTATCTGGCTCCGATGCCGAATCTCGATGTGATCGCGGCCAACATCCGCTTCTGGGTGAAGAATCACGCCGAAGGGGTCATGCTCCAGGGGGGCTACCAGGGCCCGGCCGAGCAGGATGAGCTCAAGTGCTGGGTGGCGAGCAAGCTGTTGTGGGACCCGTCGCGGGACGAGAGGGCCCTGGCGGAGGACTTCATCTGGGGGCACTACGGCCCGGCCGCCGCGGCGATGGCGGAGTATGACGCTCTACTGGGGCGGACCATGGCGGAGCACGCGACGGAGATGGAGTCGCCGGCGGGCGGGATTCGCTATTCGATGGACGCGCCGTTCATTACCAGGGCATTCGTGACCAAGGCGAGCGAAATACTGGCGAACGCGAAAGCCCTGGCCAAGGGCAATGGGCAACTGGTGCGACGCGTCGAGCGTGCGGAGTTGCCGATCCTGTATGTACAGTGCGTTCGCGGCCCTGAGTTTGTCGGAAATGGGTACGCGAAGGTGGTCGGCGAGTTCGAGCGCATCGCACGCCGGGAGGAGATTCAGTACCTGCAGGAAGGCGGCCCCGACTTCGAGCCGAAGCTGGCCGGATACAAAAGCCGCATTCCCAAGTCGGCCGGCAGCAAGTGATGAGGAAGAGCCACGGGTCGCGAGACCGCGCTTGATCCGGCAGGCGAACCTCGCCCTCGGCAAGCATCGCCCGCCCGATCCCTTCCTCCGTTCTCGACTCTCAACTTCCCGGCAGCGCCGGTTGGTCACCTTGCCGTCCAGCCGGTCGCCGGGTAGTCTGCACTGCCACTGTCTGGGAACTCTCAGGATGGCGAAGCCCTGCTTGCCCTCCAACGGGTACGGGTGCAGTTCGGATCGCTGGTCGCGGTTCGCGATGTGTCGTTTGAACTGCTTCCCGGACAGCTGATGGGTCTGATCGGGCCGAACGGTGCCGGCAAGACCACCCTCCTGCGCGCCATCGGCGGCATTCAGCCGCTCGACGCCGGAGTGGTCCACATCATGGGCAAGAAGCTGACCCCCTGGGCCATCGAGGCCGCCCGCGAAATCGGATTCACACCAGACAACCCTCCGGTCTACGAGGGTCTGACCGTTCGCGACTTCCTGCGGTTCATTGGCCAAGGGTACAACCTCGATCCGGAGGACATCGAGACCCGGATCGCCTTCTGGCTCGAACAAGTCTGGCTCACCGAGAAAGCCGACCAGAAAATCAAAGCCCTCTCTCGAGGCATGCGTCAGCGGATCGGCATTGCCCGCACGCTGCTGCCGAATCCCAACGTGGTCTTACTTGACGAGCCGGCCGCCGGCCTCGACCCCGCCGGCCGGGTGCAGTTTCGCCGCCTGCTCTGCAGCCTTCGCGACCAGGGTAAGGCGATCGTCGTGTCGTCCCACATTCTCGCGGATCTCAACGAGTACTGCACCCACATTGGCATCATGGCCCGCGGGACGCTGCTGCAGTTTGGCACGGTGGCCGAGATCGCCTCGGCCAGCGGCAACGGGCGGCGTTGCCGGTACACCATTGTGCTCACCCGGCCGATTCCCGAGGCCGAGCTTCGCGCCATCCTCAGCGACCTGGACGGCATCACGGAGTTCAGCGTCGATCGCGACCGGATCACGCTGGAATACAGCAACGAGCGGGACGATGCCGCCGAGCTGCTCGCCCAGCTGGTCAAGCGGACTCTGCCGGTGGCGGCGTTTGCCCCTCACCGGCCGGACCTCGAGGAAGCCTATCTGCGGACCGGGATTCAACAGGTAGACTGAAGCCATGGCCGAACAGCCGGTTGGATTGGGAGTCGACAACGCCATCGCCTGGGTGCAATTCCGGCTGCGGGGGGGGTGGAAGAACGTACTTATCGTCGGCGCCGGCTACGTTGCGCTCATCGGCATGCTCATGTTCCTGACCGTGCAGATCGAGCCCAAGGAGATCAAGAACATCATGTACGGCTGGACCATCGGTCTGATGGCCCTGCAGTGCGGCACCCTGATGCTGGTGGCCGGTTCGAGCGTCCGGACGGCCATCCGCAAGGACGTGGACAGCCAGTTGATCGAGTCGCATCGCTTGATGCCCGTTTCCGGGTTCAAAGCCGTGGCGGGTTATGTGATCGGCTGCTCGGCCCAGAGCATCACTGTCGCATTGGCCAATGTCGCCCTGGGCATGATCGCGACCGCCGCGGCGAGTCTGTCGATTGCCGATTGGGTGATGGCCAACGCGGTCCTGCTGTTCTTTGCATTCACCAGCTGGGTGGTGATCGCGTTCCTATCGCTGGTATCCAAGAGTGCTTTTGCATTGATCCTGGTTCTGGTGATCGTGGCCACATTCAGTCAAGGTGTTGCCTTCCAACTCCTGCCTGGAATCAGCGTTCTGATGGGTCCGATGATTGGCAAGACGATTTTCGGGATCAGCAGTGGGGGCTTCCGCTGGGGGACCGAGTACATGGTCTCGCTCTTCACTCAGGCCCTGCTGGTCATGTTCTTTATGGTGGGTGCAGCCCGCAAGTACCGGCGGAACGACATTCCGGCGTTCGGACCGTACTGGGGCCTGGGACTGGTCGCCTTGTGGGTCGTCCTTTCGATCATGGGTATTTCCTACTGGGGCAATATCGGCTTCGCCGTCTTGCCGCGGTGGACGCGCGAGGCTGGGCTGATGCAGCTGATTGCGTCCATTCTGGTGGCCATCCTGGCGGCAATCGTGCCGGTCTCGAGCGTTGCGTGGCTGCACAGTCGATGGGAGCGCCGTCGGGCTCTCGGCGATCCGGACCTGCCTCGACGGCCGGTCGCGATCATGGTCGTGGTGGCCGTCGCGAGCCTGTTGATCCTGCTCCTGCCTTGCGGGACGGTCTATTCCGGGGTATGGAGCGTCGCGGCCCCAGTGGGCAGTGTCGCGGTGATGCTGGTACCCCTGGCTTCGCTGATCGGCATCGGGTACCTGATGGCTGCCTGCTATCGCCAAGGCAAGAGCGCCCTGATCATCACCCTGGTATGGATCGCGACGATCTGGTTACTGCCCCTGCTGGTCGATCTGACGCGTTATCAGGTCCTGCGGTACAACTACCAGACCGGCCGGGGGATACTTCAAGTCGAGCCGGCGGTGACCACGTTCATCTCCCGCATCAGCCCGATCGGCATACTGCTGGCCGGCTACGCTGAAGCGGGGGACTACCGCGACTGGGTATTCAACCCCATACCCGGACTGGGCATCCAGTTCCTTCTCGCGGCGGCGATGGTGGCACTGTACCACGTGATCAGACAGAGAGCGGCCGGTTCTCCGGCAGACACGCAACCCTAGATTCCCCTTGCAGGATGAGCCAACCTGCCATGTACCTCTCGGCGATGGATCTTCTCCGCGTGTGCCGCGCCCGATTGCTCACCGGCGAGATGCCACCGCCACACCTCCTGAGACCAGGGCTAGGGCTTGGGCAAGCTGGCAAGGCTGTCCTTTGCAGCTTTGGAGAGATCGGCGTCCGAGTCCGTGGCCAGTGCCTGGAGCACAGGGGCGGCCGACGCGTGTCCGACCTCGGCCAGTGACCTGATCGCTACCAGCCTGACGGCCTTGTCACCGCTCTTGGCGGCGTTTGCGATGGCTGGAACGGCGGTCGGGTCTGCCCGCAGACCAAGCGTCTGGATCAGCAGGATCTGGTGGTCGGCCGGGAGGTTCGCCAGGGCGGAGGCTAAGGCGGAGGTCGTCTCGGCCCCGGGCATTTCCCGGCTGGCCCGGCAGGTGGCGGAGAAGAGGGCGAAATCCGAGTTGGCCAGATACTCCTTAAGCAGGGCAACGCCCGCTTGCTTGCGGGTCAGAATGGCGCCGCGCACCGCCGCGGTGCGGACCTGATGGGCGACGCTCTTCATCCCGCGAAGTTGGTCGTAGATGGCGACCGCCGCGTCGCCCTGGTTGTCGGCGGCCAGCCGCTCGGCGCAGCGCAGCAGGCCCTCGCAAATTGCCAGTTGCCGAACAGGGGGGGCCTTGTCCACGGCGCCCTGCAGGGCCTTGGCCGCGGTCTCGTTCCCGATGCACCCCAGGGCCCTTGCGGCGGCCTGGACCGGACCTGGCCGGCCCTTGGTCAACAGTTCGGCCAGGGCGTCGACCGCCTTCGCATCGCGGCGTATGCCGACGCTGCCGATCACGCCAACCAGTTGCCGCCCTTTCACCGTGCCCAGGGCGTCGCGAAGGCATTCGTCCACCGAGGGATCCGTGATGGGCTCCAGCGCATAGCGGGCCATGTGAGACAGGTGCTCATCGGCGAGCAGACTGGCCAGAGCGGGCACGCATGCCTTGGTGCCGATGACCGCGAGCGAGCGGCAGGCATCGGCCTTGTCCTTGTGCGGAGCATCCGACTTCAGTATCGCAATGAGCTTCACTTCCCGGGCCTGGGCCGCATTCGGGTCCGCCTGGCCGAAGGCCGGGACGGCCGGCGTCATTGCCGTGGCGGTCAGAAGCAGTCCATAGATGTGCATTCGTGACATGGCGTCTTCTCTCCTTGCTGGAGCTGACTCTCAGATCATCCACGGTGCCCGCATCGCCCGCGTCCGAAGTCGATTAGCCTCGGCATCGCCGGCGAATTCCTGCTTGGCGGGGTCATATCTCATATTGCGCTTCAGCCACATGCAGATGTTCGCGGCATGGACGGTGGACATCGAATGGTGCATGACCTCCGGGCTGGCGACCGTCGGCTGCCGGGACTTCACGCAGTTGAAGAAGTCGCGAACGTGGTTCATGGGACGGCCGGTGCGGGCGATGTAGTCGGCGACGACCTTGTCGAAGTCGGCCAGCAGGGCGGGGTTGGAGACCACCGGCTTGGGATCCCAGTCGGCGGCGGAGACCCATCCTTCCGGCCCCTCGAACCGCATGCCACAAGGGCCCTTCCAATAGCCTCCTTGGTGTAGGATCATCTTCACGCCGTTGGCGAAACGGGTGACCATGCCGTCGCCCGTTCGGTTATTCACGTATTCGTATTCGACGGGCGAGGTACCGAGCATGTCCAGGCCGGCCTGGGCCTGGGCGAAGGTGTGGGCGCCCCATTCGCCGATGCAGCTGGTGTGGAAATCGTAGTGGCCGCGCCAGCCGCCCTTGACATAGTTTGAGTTGTAGGGCCGCCACGGGCACGGGCCCAGCCAGAGGTCCCAGTCGACTTCGTCCTTGGGCGGCTCTGGTTCGGCCGGCAGCCAGTCGTGGCTCAGTTCGGCCTCTCCGCCGGAGATCTGGGCCCGGGCGGTGTGGACCTTTCCGAGTTTGCCGCTCTTGGCCGCCTCGATGCACCACACGAAGTTGGCTTCGCTGAGGCGCTGGGTCCCGGTCTGGTAGACGCGACCGTAGCGCCTGGCCGTATCCACGACCGCCTGGCCCTGGGCGATGGTCATGCACGAGGGCTTCTCGCTGTAGACGTCCTTGCCGGCCCACATGGCCATGACCGCCGCCGTCGCATGCCAGCGATCGCCGGTGGCGATGAGGACGGCGTCGATATCCGTGCGGCGGGCCAGGAACTCGCGCATGTCGCCGTAGACCTTGCAGTCCTTGTTCCCGTAGTGCTGGTCCACCATCTGCTTGACGCCCTCGCGCCGGCTCCTTTGGGCGTCGCAGACTGCGACGAACTGAACGTCTTTCTCGGGCAGCATCCACTGGAGTACAAACGAGCCGCGGCCACCGATGCCGATGCCCCCCAGGAGGATTCGCTCGCTGGGTGGCACGGTGCCGTTCAGGCCGAGGGCCGAGCCGGGAACGATGCAGGGCGCCGCGACCGCCCCGCCAGTCAGCAGGGTGCGTTTCAGCATCTCGCGCCGGGTCAGGGACGATCTTCCCGATGGCTTGCGGATGGCTGGCTGATGGGCGTCGAGGCCGGTTGGATGGTGGTGTTGTGTGGCCATGCGGGCACCTCAGAATGGAGAAGCGAACACGCCTGACCGCCCGGCTCTCTCGCGGTCGGCGCGCCGACGAGGGCTGGAGAATCGGGTCGCGCCCGTATTGTGCAGACCGCCGGCTAGAAGTGCAAGAGCCTGGAATTCCGTGGCGCCCTCTTACGTTCTCAACGGGGGCCGAGTCGGATATGCAGGCGTTGGGGGAGACGGCTCGGTGCGAGTGGCGTGGTGGTGCTGGTTCTTGTAGAAAATGCCGGCCTCCGAGTGAAGATCCGGCTAGCTTTTCACGATACTGTGCTGGATGGCGAAACGGGTCAGCTCGGCGTTGTTTCGGATGCCCAGTTTGGCCAGGAGGTTGAGGCGGTGGGCGTCGATAGTCTTGACGCTGACGCCGAGCTCCGCGGCGATCTCCCGATTGGTCCGCCCCGACGCCAGGTGGCGGAGCACCTGGAATTCGCGGTTGGAGCAGGCTTCGAGGGGATCGCGGACCCCGCCCTCGACAAAGCGGATGGCCATCGAGTCGCGGAGCGAGGAGGAGATGAACCGGTTCCCGGCGTAGACGGTGCGGATCGCGTTGACCAGCTCGGCCGGGGCGGTGTCCTTGGTGACGTAGCCTCCGGCGCCCATGCGAAGCAGTCGGGCGGCATAGTGCTCATCATCGTGCATGGTCAGCATGACGACTTTCGGTGGCCTGCTCCGCTGCTTGACGAGAGCGCTCATCGTCTCCATGCCGTCCATCTCGGGCATGGCGATATCCAGGAGAATGACATCAGGCTGGAGGCGGTCGATCGCCTCCAGCGCGTCCTTCCCATTGCTGGCTTCGCCAACAATCTGGAAGTCCTTCTGTTCCTCGAGCATGCGCTTCAAACCTGCCCGAACGAGCTGATGATCGTCCACAACCAGAATCTTGATCATGAAGTCCTCTCGCTTTCCACATGATCCTGCAGGGGCAGCCGGGCGGTCACACAGAACCCGGAACCAGGCTCGCTCTCGATGTGCAAGCTACCATTCAGTAGAGCTACGCGCTCTCTCATGCCTATTATACCCAGAGACAGCTTGCCTGCCAGCGCATCGGGGCCGGCACCGACCCCGTAATCCTGGATGCGGACGGTCAGTTCGCTGCTCGCCTCCTCTAGAGACACCTCACACCACCGTGTCCCGGCATGCCGGGCCACATTGGTCAAAGCCTCCTGGACCACCCGAAAGACCACCGTCGCCGCCGGATCGTTCACCGAGAGATCGTCGGGGCTGGCCGAAACCTCGCAATGCACGCCGGTCCGCTCCTGGAAATCCGCCGCATAGGATCGCACCGCCGCCACCAGACCCTGGTGATCTAGAACCGGCGGCCGAAGACTCTTGGACAGATGCCGCACGCTGGCGGTGATCTGACGCACATACTCTCGGGCCTCGGCCAGATGGTTCCTGATCCCGGATTGATCAGAGAATTCCCTATCTCCCAGCCATGCCAGGTTCATATTCAAGGCGGTCAGCAGTCCACCGAGTTCGTCGTGCAGTTCCCGGGAGATTCGGGCGCGCTCGCGCTCCAGGGTCTTGCCGGTATCCGCGGTCAGTTGGCGGATCTGCTCCAGGTGCCCCAACCGCTGGGCCTCGGCCAACTTGCGGGCGGTCGTGTCCCGGGTCACATTGAGGATCCCGTTCAGCCCGGGCACCTGGGTTTCTTTGAGCAGACGGCCCTGGCTCTCCACCCAGACATAGCGGCCGTCGCGACGGCGAAGCCGGTACTCGACGGACACGGTCGCGACCTTTCCGTCGATCAAGTCCCTGATCTCGGTCGCGATCCTCTCGATGTCGTCCGGGTGGAGAAAATCAAAGCCACAGCTGCCTAAGACTTCTTCCGGCTGGTATCCGAGGAGGCCTCGGACGGCGGGAGATACGTAACTCAAGGTGTTGTCCGCCGTGTGCACCGTGATGGTATCGGAGCAGTGATCCGCCAGGAGGCGATACCGCTGCTCGCTCCTGCGAAGCTCCTGCTCCATTTTCTTGCGCGCATGCAGGTGGCCGAGCATTGAGGCGTACAGACAGAGGAGTCTGCAGTCCTCGTCGGTGATCGGTTGCCCATGGATCAGATTGTCGATCATGAGCAGTCCGATGTTGTTCTGTCCGTCCCAGATTGGCACCCAGGCGCTCGATCCCCGCCCGACCACTGCAAGGTGGTGGTTGTGGAGATTCGCACATTCCTCCCGGATCGCGGAGCTGGGTGCGGAAGGCTTGAGGCTTTCGGCGATGGGGGCGTTGGTGCGGATGCGGCAACCGCGTTCGTCGCGCGGGCGACCCTGCTCGTCGGTGCCGAACGTGCCTTCCAGATACGAACCATCGGGGCCGGTCAGCCAGACGCTCATTCGATCGAAGCCGAGCTGGGACCGGCCCAGAACGACCGACTGTCGCAGGAGATCCTCCAGCGTCTCGGCTCGGCTCAGTGAGTTGTTGACCTCGTAGAGGGTCATAAGACGCTCTGTCAGGCGACGCTGCTGTTCGTCGGTCGCCCGGAGTCTCTCTTCGGTCTGTTTGCGTTCGGTGATGTCGCGGACGAGCAGCAGGGCCTCGAGTGGCGACGATGGCATCATCCGGGCCTCGTACGCCCGCGTCCGCCCCTCGAGTTCGATTTCGTATTCGATGGTCTGCAATTGCCTGGTGCTGAAGGCCTTCTCGGTCGTTTCCTTCAGCAGGGCGGCAAGCGGTGGCGGCAGTACACTACCGAGGGGCTTGCCCAGAAACTCCTTCTCGGCAACCAGCGGCGGGAAGTCCATGGCCGGTTTGAAGTCCAGGGCGACCCCCTCCCGAGTGATCCGGAACAGCATGTCCGGGATGGCCTGCAGCAGCGCCTGGGTCCAGGCTCTCACTGCCTGAGGCATTCGAAAGCCGGCCGACTTGTCAGAACCGAGTGACCGCATCATGACCACCCCACGCAGGTACATCCTGACAAGCTCATATGATACCCCTCCGGCTGGCCTGTTGCGATGGCGACGCGGTCATCGCGTGGGGTCTGGTTCGCGGGGGCCGTGACTGGGGATAGGGTGAACGGGTGATCTGGTCCGGCCGTGATCGCCGTGAGGACATGGCCGGGGTCACCCGGCAGCGTCGGGCGACCTGGCTCCGATCTTGAGCTCGCTCCTCAGCGTTTCGACGTCCGTGGCCGGCCGGCGGCAGGTGTGGTTGCGGCAGACGTAGACCGCCCCGCGCCCCTGGATCCGCGTCTTGCCCTGCAACAGGGGAATCCGGTCTTGCCATGCGGCCGCGTCCGGATCCTCAGGGTCCAGTAACGCGACGATCCGCCAGGGATCGTAGACCTCATGAACCGCGTGGATCAGCGACCGGGTTTCCGTCTGATTCGGGCTTCCGACAATAGCGACCTCGGAGGGGGCAGAGCCGGCGGCGGCCACGCCGGCCAGGAAGCGCGCGAAGCTCAGCGGGGACTCGGTCACGGCGCCCGCGAAGGCCCGGATGGTGCGATCCGCCTTGACCCGCAAGTCCCGGCGGTCGAGCAGGGCCGCGAGCCTCAAGAGATCCATCAGGGCCACCGAGTTGCCCGAAGGGGTCGCATGGTCCCGGCTATCCTTGGAGCGCACGATCAGCCTCTCGGCATCATCGGCGGTGTAGAAGAAGGCCCCGTTGGCGTCATCCCAGAAATGATCGATCATCAGGTCGACCAGGCGAACGGACTCGTCCAGCCAGCGCTTTTCGAAGGTGCTCTCGTACAGTTCAATCAGCCCTTCGATGAAGAACGCGTAATCGTCCAGATACCCGCCGGTGTGAGCGGTGCCCTTGCGATAGGTCCTCATCAGCCGCCCGTTCTCGCGCATCGAAGTCAGGATGAAGTCGGCTGCTTGAGCCGCCGCCACGGTGTCACGGCGCTCCCCGAGAATCCGGCCGCCCCGGGCCAGGGATGCGATCATGAGGCCGTTCCAGCCGGTCAGGATTTTGTCGTCGAGAGCGGGCGGCACTCGGCGACCGCGAGCGGCGAGCAGTCGGGCCCGCGCCTCCGCGAGGATATCCTTGAGCGTCTCCACTTTGAGGCCGTGCGCCCTGGCGACCGTCTCCTCGCTGCGGGGGACGTTGAGGATGCTGCGTCCTTCCCAGTTGCCCTGGTCGGTTACATCATAGAAGGCGCAGAACAGCTCGCCGACCGGGTTTCCGAGGACGGCCATCACCTCCGGCTTGGTCCAGACATAGTACCGACCCTCGCCACCCTCGCTGTCCGCATCGCGGCTGGAGTAGAAGCCGCCTTCCGGTGATCGCAGATCGGTCAGCACGTAGTCCAGGAGGTCCGCGGCCAACTGGGCGTACCACGCCTTCCTCGTCACCTGAAATGCCTCGAGGTAGATGCCGCTGACCAGGGCCTGGTCGTACAGCATCTTCTCGAAATGGGGCACCAACCAGTAGGGATCGGTGCTGTAGCGGGCGATCCCGCCGCCGAGGTGGTCGTAAATGCCGCCGTGGCCCATGTGGTGCAGCGTCAGCTCAACGAGGTCGAGCAATTCGCGGCGAGGCCGGCCGGATTCGAGGGTCCGGTGGTACTCGCGGAGCATGATCCCCATGGCCATCGATGGTGGGAACTTGTTGGCTTCGCTGGCGATACCCCCCGTGACCGGATCGAACACCCGGGCAAGCTGATCGGTGGTCTTGGTCAGGATATCCGAAGGCAACTCGCCTCCTCCGGCGGATGGAGCGCTGAACCGTGCCACCGCATCGGTCAGGGCATCGGCGGAGGACCATACTC comes from the Phycisphaerae bacterium genome and includes:
- a CDS encoding thioredoxin domain-containing protein, with product MAGSPLESARPPIHTNRLIRATSPYLLQHAHNPVDWYPWGSEAFEKAIREDKPVFLSIGYAACHWCHVMERESFEDEKTAEILNRHFVAVKVDREERPDLDDIYMNATVLYNRGQGGWPMSVFLTPDKRPFFAGTYFPPDNRYGRPGFVQVLQAIARFWKEDRPRVWSSADALTDAVARFSAPSAGGGELPSDILTKTTDQLARVFDPVTGGIASEANKFPPSMAMGIMLREYHRTLESGRPRRELLDLVELTLHHMGHGGIYDHLGGGIARYSTDPYWLVPHFEKMLYDQALVSGIYLEAFQVTRKAWYAQLAADLLDYVLTDLRSPEGGFYSSRDADSEGGEGRYYVWTKPEVMAVLGNPVGELFCAFYDVTDQGNWEGRSILNVPRSEETVARAHGLKVETLKDILAEARARLLAARGRRVPPALDDKILTGWNGLMIASLARGGRILGERRDTVAAAQAADFILTSMRENGRLMRTYRKGTAHTGGYLDDYAFFIEGLIELYESTFEKRWLDESVRLVDLMIDHFWDDANGAFFYTADDAERLIVRSKDSRDHATPSGNSVALMDLLRLAALLDRRDLRVKADRTIRAFAGAVTESPLSFARFLAGVAAAGSAPSEVAIVGSPNQTETRSLIHAVHEVYDPWRIVALLDPEDPDAAAWQDRIPLLQGKTRIQGRGAVYVCRNHTCRRPATDVETLRSELKIGARSPDAAG